Genomic segment of Apium graveolens cultivar Ventura chromosome 7, ASM990537v1, whole genome shotgun sequence:
TTTAAAACTTGTGGCCAAGCATCTAAAGATAGCTTAGTTTTGAAAATTTATAATAGATGCTGAGATGAGCTGCTTGATGTTATACTTATTTCTGCTTTGTCACATAAAATGAACTTTTTGTACTTCATCAGCTTGCCTGGAAGATCGTTAGCAAAAAATCAAACCATTTGGTTGTGCAATGCGCGTTATGCAGATAGCAAAGTTTTCAGTCGCACTCTGCTTGCAAAGGTATATGCTGCAATCTTAGACCACGATTTGCTGAAAATTTGACGTTTCTGCTTGACACTTTCTAGATACTGAATACATACTTCTTCTCTTGTGTTCTTTTTAACATCTGGATCCTTGATGTTTCTCAGAGTGCATCTATTCAGGTATTGACTTTAACCGTGACTTGCTAAGATCATATTTTTCACTAGAGAACTATTCATTCAGTGATACGTTTTTTTGTGTTTCAGACAGTTGTATGCTTTCCGTATTCAGGTGGGGTAGTTGAGCTAGGTACAACTGACCTGGTGAGTTAATTATAATTTGATTGAGCCAAGTTTAAGTAGCTGATATTTTTTGCTTAGCACATTTAAGTTTCCATCATGTCTGAATTCTGATGTTGTTCCAACATTTTATCCCTGTTGAAGGTTCAAGAGGATCTAAGTGTAATTCAGCACATAACATCTTTCTTGGAGACCCCAGGCACAGTTCTTTCCAATAATTCCGCATATGTCCCCAAATCTGCAAGATATGGGAATCACCGTAACTGTGCACAGCCTGATGAGAATATTATTGAATCTAAAATGAACTCAGATACCGAATGGAAAAAACACAACACTTGCTCCCCGAATAGCAGTTCAGAAGATTTTGAGCCAAATTGCCAGGCAAATAAATCATTAACGGCTAAACACGAGGGCGCCTCTCATGTTCAAAGCTGGCAGTTGATGGATGATGAGATCAGTAACGGTGTCCTTGATTCTGAAGATTCAAGTGATTGTGTATCACAAACCATTGTGAGTCCTGAAAGAAGTGTTCCTCTTCAGTATGAAGATAAGGTAAATGAGGATCATCTACTTGATCAAGGAGACTGCAAAGATACGGAACTGACCTCAGTTGAGGTTCAGAATGATGATATTCATTACCAAAGTATTGTGTCAACTCTTTTGAAGACTTCCCACCAATTAATAATGGGACCATGCTTCAAGAGCAGTATTAAAGATACATGCTTTGTTAGATGGAAAAAAGGCAGATTATCGGGTAGTCACAAGTTTACAGGTGGAACTTCACAAAGATTGCTAAAAAAAATACTTTATGAAGTTCCTGTAATGCATAGCAATCACTTACTTGAGACGCAGGAGAAAAATGGCAAGGGAGAGAAGCTAAAGAGACCAGAAGCCGAAATTGATGAAGACCACATACTAGCAGAGagaagaaaaagagaaaagatGCAGGAAAAATTTGTGATTCTTGGATCAATTGTACCTTCAACTGCCAAGGTAGCTTAATCCTTGAATAGGGATCATTCAAATAGAAAAACTTTCTTGTGAAACAGCAAACTTCTTCCCATGCACTTTCAACTGTTTTATATGCTCATATTGTCACATATCTATCTATTTGTTCATGTAGGTACATTCTTAACATGCTCATGTTGTCACATATCTATTTGTTATTGTAGGTTGACAATGTTTCGTTGCTTGAGGACACAATTGATTACCTTAGGAATCTTGAGAAAAAGGTTGAGAAGTTGGAATCTCAAAAGGAACTGCAAGACATAGAAGCAGCAAGGAGAAAAAGAAGTTGTGATGTAATAGAAAGCACTTCAGATAACTACGGTGACAAGAGAATAGATAAGTGCAAGAAGCAGGCGCTGAAGAAGAGGAAAGCTTCTGGAATCAGTGAGATAAAGGCTATAAGGCCATTCCAACAGGAGGATATATTAAATGAAGATGTGAACGTCTCTAAAACAGGGAAGGATATTACCATAGAAATTCTTTGTCCTTGGAGAGAAGATTTATTTGTAGAAGTCATGGGTGCAACAAGCAATCTTCATTTGGATTTTCATTCGGTCCAGTCTTCCAATATTGATGGAAACCTCTCTATGACTATTAAATCTAAGGTTTGCTTCCAATTAACATCAACAATATGTACAAGTCCTTAACAGATACAATAGAAATATAAAATGCCATACCATTTTTATACTCTTTATATCCAAAGCTGTGATAATAAATTTCTTTTAGTTTTTAGTGCAATAAATTCTCCCTGCCCAAAGTGCTTTTAGAATAAGTTTTTAGTTAGCTCTCCCAATATCGACATTACACTAAGCTTCAAAAACATTATTACTGCCAACTGATAACTATGTTTATTAGCAGGTGAATCGATCAACGCCATCTGCAAAGATAATAAGACAAGCAATTCAAAGAGTTACTAGAAAGCGTTGAAAGATGTGGTCACACCAAAGTTGAAGGTTTGCTTTTGTATATTGGTGGTCATGGACCTCAGCTGTATGTTGATTAGGAAATGAAGCTCTTAAGTAGGGCTTTTCTAAGTTATTTTCAATCACCATGATTAAAATGTGTGTTCATACTCAATTGTAACTTTGCCAGTCCTTTATAAATGCATTCTTTTGTAGCTCGAATTCTCTATTATGCTGCTTCAGCTCAAATAGGCCGCTTTTGCATCCCTAGTAGTATTTTGAGTTGCTACATAAATATTTCTTAACATTTGTAGTCTCATCTAATTTTTGACTCTTGTAAAGTTATTTGTAGTCTCATCTAATTTTTCCCTAGTACAGACACTTATCAATTGTGAATCTTGTTAACTTGAATAGATCAAAAGTGCACCCCTTTTGCATATCTGCTATACACATTTATAAAGACGGGGAAATATGCAACTTGGGTGTGTGAGGACCCTGGCTCAGTATATCTATATGCCAATTCAAGGTGGCCATTTAGATGACAATGATGACCATGTTATGCATTCGACATGGGACGTCAAGGAGTAGGTAAGGAGTTCTCTGAAAGCTCATTCCAGTTTCATTCAGAAGCTTGCTTGTATTAAGTTCATGATCAATCAGGGAAGATAATAAGTTTGAAGTAGTCATACTAGTTGTTATTAAGTTCCTAGAAATTATGAGTTTGTGTTTGTTAGAGCATGAAGTCTCCTCATTTTTGATATTTCTGTTTTGCTTAGGTAAAAGCAGAGTACTAGAGTTATTCTTTCAAGTTAAAAATACTGTGTTCATAGTTTATCACTACTTACCTGTGATGATGATGAGAAGGGCTTTAACCTTAGTTTTGAACCCTTGTTTTCAACTCCAACGACAATGTAATAATAATAGAACTTGTCATCTTGGTCAGCCCTAGATTCGAGGGGCCATAGTAGTTAAAAATTTTTAGGGCCCTTATGTGTCGGGGCCTTAGGCACAAGTCTTGCTCGCCTATAGTCAGGGTCACCCCTATAATCATCTTGCATTGTTTCAATTTCATTCAGTTTCTCATTTCTCCCCTCACTCTTACCCTGCCCTTAATCACAAATCCAATCCCTTATTTAAAATCCGAAGGTGGCTTTGGAGCAGGTTAGATGTTGATTTATATAATCCCAATACAAGAACAAGTTTGGAGAAATTTCAAAATTTCTATTTGAACAACACCTTAAGATAAGATATAAGGAAGTGACTAAATTACAAAAATGAGCTAAATaattcttcttctttttttaaaaaaaataggtatgattttatttattcattattATTTGGGTTGTTTTGGATTTGTGTTTTTAACAGTTTTAACATTTTTTTACAAAACGTTAAGAAATTATTTAGTAAAGGTTCAAAGTGAGCTCTTCTGGATAGGATGAGAAAATCTAATGTTTGTTATGTAATACTTTTCAGGTTgtcatatttttctttttagtaaTCAAATTGACTAATTTTTGCCCACAAATCGAACATTTATTATATAAAAAACTAAAATGTACATATTAAAGTATATTAAATATTCTTTTcgataatataattttattattttctttaattattaaatattaataaatttcagttaaattttaatttaatttgacTGTAGAAAAAATAAACGTAACAACGAAAAGGGACAATAATATGTCATACCAAAATAATAAGGCATACAAATGTCAAAAATGTT
This window contains:
- the LOC141671830 gene encoding transcription factor EGL1-like isoform X2, coding for MHVHTIVYVLHKKIQRRKSMAGILRRQLALAVKNKQWSYAIFWSASSAQNGALEWNDGYYNGDIKTRKTVQSEQLDADQLGLQRTEQLRELYESLLDAETNPQSARPSAALSPEDLTDTEWFFLVCMSFVFNIGEGLPGRSLAKNQTIWLCNARYADSKVFSRTLLAKSASIQTVVCFPYSGGVVELGTTDLVQEDLSVIQHITSFLETPGTVLSNNSAYVPKSARYGNHRNCAQPDENIIESKMNSDTEWKKHNTCSPNSSSEDFEPNCQANKSLTAKHEGASHVQSWQLMDDEISNGVLDSEDSSDCVSQTIVSPERSVPLQYEDKVNEDHLLDQGDCKDTELTSVEVQNDDIHYQSIVSTLLKTSHQLIMGPCFKSSIKDTCFVRWKKGRLSGSHKFTGGTSQRLLKKILYEVPVMHSNHLLETQEKNGKGEKLKRPEAEIDEDHILAERRKREKMQEKFVILGSIVPSTAKVDNVSLLEDTIDYLRNLEKKVEKLESQKELQDIEAARRKRSCDVIESTSDNYGDKRIDKCKKQALKKRKASGISEIKAIRPFQQEDILNEDVNVSKTGKDITIEILCPWREDLFVEVMGATSNLHLDFHSVQSSNIDGNLSMTIKSKVNRSTPSAKIIRQAIQRVTRKR
- the LOC141671830 gene encoding transcription factor EGL1-like isoform X1, translating into MHVHTIVYVLHKKIQRRKSMAGILRRQLALAVKNKQWSYAIFWSASSAQNGALEWNDGYYNGDIKTRKTVQSEQLDADQLGLQRTEQLRELYESLLDAETNPQSARPSAALSPEDLTDTEWFFLVCMSFVFNIGEGLPGRSLAKNQTIWLCNARYADSKVFSRTLLAKSASIQTVVCFPYSGGVVELGTTDLVQEDLSVIQHITSFLETPGTVLSNNSAYVPKSARYGNHRNCAQPDENIIESKMNSDTEWKKHNTCSPNSSSEDFEPNCQANKSLTAKHEGASHVQSWQLMDDEISNGVLDSEDSSDCVSQTIVSPERSVPLQYEDKVNEDHLLDQGDCKDTELTSVEVQNDDIHYQSIVSTLLKTSHQLIMGPCFKSSIKDTCFVRWKKGRLSGSHKFTGGTSQRLLKKILYEVPVMHSNHLLETQEKNGKGEKLKRPEAEIDEDHILAERRKREKMQEKFVILGSIVPSTAKVDNVSLLEDTIDYLRNLEKKVEKLESQKELQDIEAARRKRSCDVIESTSDNYGDKRIDKCKKQALKKRKASGISEIKAIRPFQQEDILNEDVNVSKTGKDITIEILCPWREDLFVEVMGATSNLHLDFHSVQSSNIDGNLSMTIKSKQVNRSTPSAKIIRQAIQRVTRKR